TGCAATGTGGCATCCAACGGCTGATCGGTAACCAGAAGGCGGTAATCCATACCCGCTGCGCGCGCACGTGCCTCAATGGCCGCAAGATGCGCCTGCAGCCGACGGCGATATTCATTCTTCGCGTAGTCGGGAATGACCTCCATCACCTGACCAGTCTCCATGTCTTCCAACACAGATGGCCCACGGAGCTCCGGTTTGATCTCTTTCGGATCGAGTACCTGGAAGAGTGTGACTTCGCTGCCGTGATAGCGGAGCGGTTCAATCGCTTCCACCATCTCTTCCGGATCTCCGAAGAAGTCGGAGAAGACCATCACCATGCCGCGCCGTCGCAGCAGTTCATGGGCGTAGCGCATCGGATTGGCAAAGTTCGTCCGTGCCGCAGGCTCCGCGCGATCCAGAGCCGCCAGCACGCGGTAGAGTTGCCCCTGTCGCGTCGAAGGTCTGACAGACTCTCGAATATCGTTATCAAAGACCACAATACCGGCCGCATCCCGCTGGTATTTGATGGCCATGTACATCAGCGCCGCAGCGGCATAGCGCGCGTAGTTCATCTTGTTGACGGCGTGCGAGGCGTACTTCATGGAGTTACTGGCGTCCAGAAGTACGGTCACCTGGCTGTTGGTCTCGCCACGGTAACGCTTCAGATAAGTGCGCTCAGTGCGTGCAAAAAGATTCCAGTCGATGTGGCGCGGATCCTCTCCCGGAGTGTAGGCGCGATACTCGGCAAACTCCTGGCTGAAGCCGAAGTCGGCAGACCGGTGCAGACCGGCGACAAAGCCGTCCACGACCGTACGCGCCAGCAATTCAAGATTGCCGATACTTGCCAGAATCGCGGGATCGAGGAATCGTTGCATCAGATTTCCTTCGGCGCTGGAAGATGGGCGATCAGACGACGCAGAATCTCATCGGTGTCAATGCGTTCGCTCTCAGCATGGAAGTTGAGCAGGATGCGGTGACGGAGCACCGGTATGGCCAGCGCCTTCAGATCGTCGTAGGTGACGT
This genomic window from Terriglobus albidus contains:
- a CDS encoding DUF58 domain-containing protein → MQRFLDPAILASIGNLELLARTVVDGFVAGLHRSADFGFSQEFAEYRAYTPGEDPRHIDWNLFARTERTYLKRYRGETNSQVTVLLDASNSMKYASHAVNKMNYARYAAAALMYMAIKYQRDAAGIVVFDNDIRESVRPSTRQGQLYRVLAALDRAEPAARTNFANPMRYAHELLRRRGMVMVFSDFFGDPEEMVEAIEPLRYHGSEVTLFQVLDPKEIKPELRGPSVLEDMETGQVMEVIPDYAKNEYRRRLQAHLAAIEARARAAGMDYRLLVTDQPLDATLQAYLSLRKAVAA